Proteins from a genomic interval of Pseudomonas versuta:
- a CDS encoding GTPase/DUF3482 domain-containing protein, whose protein sequence is MTKPLTLAVVGHTNVGKTSLLRTLTRDVGFGEVSHRPSTTRHVEGARLSVDGEPLLELYDTPGLEDAIALLDYLERLDRPGERLDGPARVARFLEGSEARQRFEQEAKVLRQLLASDAGLYVIDAREPVLAKYRDELSVLASCGKPLLAVLNFVSSPQHREPEWREALARLGLHALVRFDSVAPPEDGERRLYESLALLLEHSREALQRLISDQQAQREARKHSALRLIAELLIDCAACRRSVVSEKDAEQQAINELRQAVRQREQRCVEALLKLYGFRASDAAASDLPLLDGRWGDDLFNPETLKQLGVRVGSGIAAGAAAGAGVDLMVGGLTLGAAALAGAIAGGALQTARSYGSRLLGKLKGQRELTVDDSVLRLLALRQRQLLHALNARGHAAVDSIKVATPQDKTWREGKLPEALNKARAHPQWSSLNPHPKLSQTERQEQIGLLTQQI, encoded by the coding sequence ATGACTAAGCCACTGACGCTGGCCGTGGTCGGCCACACCAATGTCGGCAAAACCTCGTTGCTGCGCACCCTGACCCGGGATGTCGGGTTTGGCGAGGTGTCCCATCGTCCCAGCACCACTCGCCATGTCGAAGGCGCGCGGCTGTCGGTGGACGGCGAGCCGCTGCTGGAGTTGTACGACACGCCCGGACTGGAAGACGCCATCGCCCTGCTCGACTACCTGGAGCGCCTCGACCGTCCCGGCGAACGCCTCGATGGTCCGGCGCGGGTGGCACGGTTTCTGGAAGGCAGCGAGGCGCGCCAGCGTTTTGAGCAGGAAGCCAAAGTGCTGCGCCAACTGCTGGCCTCGGACGCCGGTCTGTATGTCATCGACGCCCGCGAACCGGTGCTGGCCAAGTACCGCGACGAACTCAGCGTGCTGGCCAGTTGTGGCAAGCCGCTGCTGGCGGTGCTGAATTTTGTCAGCAGCCCGCAGCATCGCGAACCTGAATGGCGCGAAGCCCTGGCCCGCCTCGGCCTGCATGCACTGGTGCGATTTGACAGCGTGGCCCCGCCCGAAGACGGCGAGCGCAGACTGTACGAGAGCCTGGCGCTACTGCTGGAGCATTCACGCGAGGCCTTGCAGCGTCTGATTAGCGACCAGCAGGCACAACGCGAAGCACGCAAGCACAGTGCCTTGCGCCTGATCGCTGAACTGTTGATCGACTGTGCCGCCTGTCGCCGCAGCGTGGTCAGCGAAAAAGACGCCGAGCAACAGGCCATCAACGAATTGCGCCAGGCAGTCCGGCAACGGGAACAGCGCTGCGTTGAAGCCTTGCTCAAACTCTACGGATTTCGCGCAAGCGATGCTGCGGCCAGTGATTTGCCGTTGCTGGACGGCCGTTGGGGTGATGACCTGTTCAACCCCGAAACCCTCAAGCAACTGGGAGTCCGCGTGGGCAGCGGGATTGCCGCAGGCGCCGCTGCCGGTGCAGGAGTGGACTTGATGGTCGGCGGCCTGACGCTGGGCGCGGCAGCACTGGCCGGGGCCATCGCCGGCGGCGCCCTGCAAACCGCGCGCAGCTATGGCAGCCGCTTGCTGGGCAAGCTCAAGGGCCAGCGCGAGCTGACCGTGGATGACAGCGTGCTGCGATTGCTGGCCTTGCGTCAGCGCCAATTGCTGCATGCCCTCAACGCTCGCGGGCATGCGGCGGTGGACAGCATCAAGGTTGCCACCCCGCAGGACAAAACCTGGCGCGAA
- a CDS encoding DUF2868 domain-containing protein, with the protein MTQLAPLHRLWLTETVRLREEHAGPLDDLEASRRARTAGGDLSTRLQNRALWLAERDGLLGAMQHWLQGARLALLVLAVLAVISGAGLAFAALGDGQNPVNVFWALGSLLGLNLILLLSWALGLLFAGEHGASLGRLWLWLSEKFARDAKAAQLAPALLLLLQRHKLNRWALGSLVNGLWLLAMLSALLMMLLLMATRRYGFIWETTILSPDVFVAVTRSLGALPGWLGFGVPTDEMIRVSTDTRYNSELLRQAWAVWLVGIVLFYGVIPRLLLAAFCLWRWKHGRNALQLDLNLPGYSQLRERLMPSSERLGVNDLAPEHLHNVQAGHSDLQTDGALIVAIELDDQHPWPPKLPASVKDAGILDSRESRQRLLEQMTRFPPARLAIACDPRRSPDRGSLALIGELARSAAQTRIWLLQAPPGQALDADRLSDWHNALQQLELPFATSAPLNWLETGHD; encoded by the coding sequence GTGACTCAACTTGCCCCCCTGCACCGCCTCTGGCTGACCGAAACCGTGCGCCTGCGCGAAGAACACGCGGGCCCTCTGGACGATCTGGAAGCCAGTCGCCGCGCCCGCACGGCTGGCGGTGACTTATCCACACGCTTGCAAAACCGTGCCCTGTGGCTGGCCGAACGCGATGGTTTGCTCGGCGCCATGCAGCATTGGCTGCAAGGCGCCCGGCTGGCGCTGCTGGTATTGGCCGTACTGGCCGTGATCAGTGGGGCCGGGCTTGCCTTTGCCGCCCTGGGCGACGGGCAAAACCCGGTCAATGTATTTTGGGCGCTGGGCAGTTTGCTCGGGCTCAATCTGATTTTGCTGCTGAGCTGGGCGCTGGGCCTGCTGTTTGCCGGTGAACACGGCGCCAGCCTGGGCCGGCTCTGGTTGTGGCTGAGCGAAAAATTCGCCCGCGACGCCAAGGCTGCACAACTGGCACCTGCGTTGTTGCTGTTGCTGCAACGCCACAAACTCAATCGCTGGGCACTCGGTTCGCTGGTCAATGGCCTGTGGCTGCTGGCAATGCTCAGCGCACTGCTGATGATGCTGCTGCTCATGGCCACCCGCCGGTATGGCTTTATCTGGGAAACCACCATTTTGAGCCCGGATGTGTTTGTTGCCGTCACCCGCAGTCTCGGCGCGCTGCCGGGCTGGCTGGGTTTCGGCGTGCCGACCGATGAGATGATTCGCGTCAGCACTGACACCCGCTACAACAGCGAATTGCTGCGTCAGGCCTGGGCGGTCTGGCTGGTGGGCATAGTGCTGTTCTACGGTGTGATACCGCGCCTGCTGCTGGCAGCGTTCTGCCTGTGGCGCTGGAAACACGGGCGTAACGCCCTGCAACTGGACCTCAACCTGCCGGGCTACAGCCAGTTGCGCGAGCGCTTGATGCCCAGCAGCGAGCGTCTGGGCGTCAATGATCTGGCCCCCGAACACCTGCACAACGTGCAGGCCGGGCACTCCGACCTGCAAACCGATGGCGCGCTGATCGTCGCCATCGAGCTGGACGATCAACACCCCTGGCCGCCCAAACTGCCCGCCTCGGTCAAGGACGCAGGCATCCTCGACAGCCGCGAGTCCCGGCAACGCTTGCTGGAACAAATGACCCGCTTCCCGCCGGCCCGCCTGGCCATCGCCTGCGACCCGCGCCGATCCCCGGATCGCGGCAGCCTGGCACTGATTGGCGAATTGGCGCGCAGTGCCGCCCAGACCCGCATCTGGCTGCTGCAGGCGCCACCCGGCCAGGCACTGGACGCTGACCGGCTGAGCGACTGGCATAACGCATTGCAACAACTGGAGCTGCCGTTCGCCACCAGCGCCCCCTTGAACTGGCTGGAGACAGGCCATGACTAA
- a CDS encoding dihydrofolate reductase has translation MKKSLPLSLIAALGENRVIGVDNSMPWHLPADFKYFKATTLGKPIIMGRKTWDSLGRPLPGRLNLVVSRQTGLQLEGAEVFASLEAAVERAQAWAQEQGVSEVMLIGGAQLYSQGLADADRLYLTRVGLSPEGDAWFPEFDQAQWKRVSNEPHPAADDKPAFSFEVWEKI, from the coding sequence ATGAAAAAATCACTCCCCCTCAGCCTGATCGCGGCACTTGGTGAAAACCGCGTGATCGGCGTCGACAACAGCATGCCGTGGCATTTGCCGGCGGATTTCAAATATTTCAAGGCCACCACCCTGGGCAAGCCGATCATCATGGGTCGCAAGACCTGGGATTCCCTGGGCCGCCCGTTGCCGGGCCGCTTGAACCTGGTGGTCAGTCGTCAGACCGGCCTGCAGCTTGAAGGTGCCGAAGTTTTTGCATCACTGGAGGCCGCCGTTGAGCGGGCTCAAGCGTGGGCGCAGGAGCAGGGCGTGAGCGAAGTGATGCTGATCGGCGGCGCACAACTGTACAGCCAGGGGCTGGCGGATGCTGACCGGCTGTATTTGACGCGGGTGGGCCTGAGCCCTGAAGGCGATGCGTGGTTTCCTGAGTTTGATCAGGCGCAATGGAAGCGGGTATCGAATGAGCCGCACCCGGCGGCGGATGACAAACCGGCGTTCAGCTTTGAGGTGTGGGAAAAAATCTGA